The proteins below come from a single Parageobacillus thermoglucosidasius genomic window:
- the istA gene encoding IS21 family transposase, with protein sequence MLTMIQQHHIKYLYEYKGMSLRAIAKETGHSFQTIKKYANKEDVHPLPTPRKPKQSKLDPYKAQIDERLEEDRKVPRKQRHTGTRVYRRLLEMYGEEFSVSLRAVQYYVAKKKQEMYQDGEGYLPLEHSPGEAQADFGSFTYQDEKGVEQEGFFLTLSFPYSNASYAQVVPWQNQECLLQGLKQIFEYIGGVPKRIWFDNLSAAVTSIHRNGKRTLTELFQKFALHYNFHMSFVIQIVGMRKVMSKTKWDISGGTSLFPFLLFRISKNIIELYFTVVIKTWTERIIGKENRFKNGLRRTRKHSDGYRRHRLMSTV encoded by the coding sequence ATGCTTACAATGATTCAACAACATCATATCAAATATTTGTATGAATATAAAGGGATGTCCCTGCGAGCCATTGCCAAAGAGACGGGACATAGCTTTCAAACAATCAAAAAATATGCCAATAAAGAAGATGTCCATCCACTTCCAACTCCAAGGAAGCCAAAACAGTCAAAGTTAGATCCATATAAAGCACAGATTGATGAGCGGTTAGAGGAAGACCGAAAGGTGCCTCGAAAACAAAGGCATACAGGAACTAGGGTATATCGTCGGCTGCTTGAAATGTACGGGGAGGAATTTTCCGTATCCTTGAGGGCGGTGCAGTATTACGTAGCGAAGAAAAAACAAGAAATGTATCAAGATGGTGAAGGTTATCTTCCGTTAGAGCACTCACCGGGAGAGGCACAGGCCGATTTTGGAAGTTTTACGTACCAAGACGAGAAAGGAGTCGAACAGGAAGGATTTTTTCTCACACTCTCTTTTCCATACAGCAATGCCAGTTACGCACAGGTGGTACCGTGGCAGAACCAAGAATGTCTTCTACAAGGATTAAAGCAAATATTTGAGTACATCGGAGGTGTACCGAAACGAATCTGGTTTGATAATCTGTCTGCGGCAGTGACAAGTATTCATCGGAATGGAAAACGCACACTCACCGAATTATTTCAGAAGTTTGCGTTGCATTATAACTTTCATATGAGTTTTGTAATCCAAATAGTGGGCATGAGAAAGGTCATGTCGAAAACAAAGTGGGATATATCCGGCGGAACTTCTTTGTTCCCGTTCCTGTTATTCCGGATATCGAAGAATATAATCGAACTTTACTTTACCGTTGTGATCAAGACATGGACCGAACGCATTATCGGAAAGGAAAATCGATTCAAGAATGGTTTGAGGAGGACAAGAAAGCATTCGGACGGTTACCGAAGACATCGTTTGATGTCTACTGTTTAG
- a CDS encoding Mu transposase domain-containing protein gives MDRTHYRKGKSIQEWFEEDKKAFGRLPKTSFDVYCLERAKADKYGKVRYAKNLYSTSPEFAQKEVWLKITYNRVIVLNDEYDIVMEHPRLYGEGLESMKWIPYLELMARRPRSLQNLAFYKELPDPWKEYLAYTTEKKKAIRLLAQMLKQEEDLSTATEALTQTLQNGCHDPDSILTTWYRLTGQIPEPVEISVPSELSQKVVFEVNLERYDKLLGGISR, from the coding sequence ATGGACCGAACGCATTATCGGAAAGGAAAATCGATTCAAGAATGGTTTGAGGAGGACAAGAAAGCATTCGGACGGTTACCGAAGACATCGTTTGATGTCTACTGTTTAGAGAGAGCGAAAGCGGATAAGTATGGCAAAGTTCGTTATGCGAAAAATCTCTACTCGACATCTCCGGAATTTGCGCAAAAAGAAGTATGGTTAAAGATTACCTATAATCGTGTCATCGTTTTGAATGATGAATATGACATCGTCATGGAACATCCTCGCTTGTATGGAGAAGGTTTAGAATCCATGAAGTGGATTCCGTATTTAGAATTAATGGCCAGACGGCCAAGATCGTTACAAAACTTAGCGTTTTATAAAGAACTGCCAGATCCATGGAAGGAGTATTTGGCGTATACGACAGAGAAAAAGAAGGCCATACGTTTATTAGCACAGATGTTAAAACAAGAAGAAGACCTGAGTACTGCGACAGAAGCTTTAACGCAAACGTTACAAAATGGGTGCCATGATCCTGACAGCATTCTTACGACTTGGTATCGTCTAACGGGACAAATCCCGGAACCAGTTGAGATTTCCGTTCCATCGGAACTGAGTCAAAAGGTGGTATTTGAAGTCAACTTGGAGCGATACGATAAGCTGTTAGGAGGCATTTCACGATGA
- the istB gene encoding IS21-like element helper ATPase IstB → MKQVIEAYCKELKLGSRIAEYYSIIEANTHEEFLVQLLALEVEHRRVTRKNRLLKQANFDVVKTFQGYTFDHIEFPKQLSVEELKSTKFIERKENLVLYGGVGTGKTHLATAIGVEACNQGKSVKFYRIAALVNELIEAKNTGKLHKMMNQLEKIDLLICDEWGYIPVSKEGAQLLLQVIAGCYEKRSVIINTNLEFSKWNSVFHDERLTTAIIDRLVHHSYLLTFTGTSYRLKHSYMNL, encoded by the coding sequence ATGAAACAGGTGATTGAAGCCTATTGTAAAGAATTAAAGTTAGGGAGTCGCATTGCCGAGTACTATTCCATAATTGAAGCAAATACCCATGAAGAATTTCTCGTACAACTATTAGCACTGGAAGTAGAACATCGACGGGTGACACGGAAAAATCGCTTACTCAAACAAGCCAATTTTGATGTGGTGAAAACATTTCAAGGATACACGTTTGATCATATCGAGTTTCCAAAGCAGTTATCCGTCGAAGAGCTCAAATCAACGAAGTTTATCGAGCGAAAAGAGAATCTAGTTTTATATGGAGGTGTAGGCACAGGCAAGACGCATTTAGCGACAGCGATTGGTGTAGAAGCCTGTAACCAAGGGAAAAGCGTGAAATTTTATCGAATAGCCGCGTTGGTCAATGAGCTGATTGAAGCAAAGAATACAGGAAAGCTCCACAAGATGATGAATCAGCTCGAAAAAATCGATTTACTGATCTGTGATGAATGGGGCTACATCCCTGTAAGCAAAGAAGGAGCGCAGCTCCTTCTCCAAGTCATTGCAGGATGTTACGAAAAGAGAAGTGTCATTATTAACACCAACTTGGAATTCAGTAAATGGAATAGCGTATTCCATGATGAACGATTGACTACGGCTATCATTGACCGCCTTGTTCATCACAGCTATCTCTTAACATTTACAGGAACTAGTTATCGACTGAAACATTCGTATATGAACTTATAA
- a CDS encoding ABC transporter permease codes for MSKMLSHQVKVELMRAVTWRQCVIWAALILVLPTIQFLLIKENYVYYRQLDLFLRLNSNFVPLLFPIIMVLVYAIYFVGERKNHFIPYVRIRIPLATYLFSKLVVNAILSFLIAFLMVFVPFIFSMYIEPGLGIVHLYPADSNPIPYTTFEQLLFLGTLPYGIIYSLWVGLNGMMYATMGLLLVMILEKPFVALSIPFMYYLLGNFITQILGYEQFSPTYTIFPFSISQQPLWTVFVPFTILCIVIIILGFYLKENLYKHYD; via the coding sequence ATGTCAAAAATGTTAAGTCATCAGGTGAAAGTAGAATTGATGAGAGCCGTCACCTGGCGTCAATGTGTGATTTGGGCGGCATTGATATTGGTTCTTCCCACCATTCAATTTTTATTGATTAAAGAGAATTATGTTTATTATAGACAATTAGATCTTTTTCTACGATTAAATTCTAATTTTGTTCCGCTGCTTTTTCCTATCATAATGGTTCTTGTGTATGCGATTTACTTCGTAGGCGAACGAAAAAACCATTTTATTCCATATGTGCGTATTCGTATCCCTTTGGCTACTTACTTATTTAGCAAATTAGTAGTCAATGCGATTCTATCTTTTTTGATAGCCTTTTTGATGGTATTCGTCCCTTTTATATTTTCTATGTATATTGAACCTGGTTTGGGAATCGTTCATTTATATCCTGCAGATAGCAATCCTATTCCTTATACGACGTTTGAGCAATTGCTTTTTCTTGGAACATTGCCATATGGAATTATTTACTCGCTATGGGTAGGACTGAATGGAATGATGTATGCGACAATGGGATTATTGCTAGTTATGATCTTAGAGAAACCTTTTGTTGCGCTTTCCATTCCATTTATGTATTATTTGTTAGGCAACTTTATTACACAAATTCTTGGATATGAGCAATTTTCACCCACTTATACTATTTTTCCTTTTAGTATCTCACAACAACCTTTGTGGACGGTATTCGTCCCATTTACAATATTATGTATTGTCATTATCATATTAGGATTTTATTTAAAGGAGAATCTATACAAACACTATGACTAG
- a CDS encoding permease: MTRILRSKWKDFIDELFTFKWIIFGMIIYIYGSRSKEQIYYFSVQTKLSLNKWDLLHSFLSDIYLILYFILPVLLYRSISIIMSDFEYTILIRLGSYRSWVYQTLNKFVQSLSIATMVWGAVSGLLLIGAPSFAGWSPFSKLDDSLSETQILQKFIDTPFLALLLHLSLLILSLICIHLILAIIYVKSQRKGIVIFIAVFIWVYSGVSFKLLPSHAYLFNLCNYLILHSGAAQFGNIWGPFAIVIGLATLVVWSVNRIDLNTKIFSKLRYNWGYIIFFALIVIALWSGMREKLGKTIWDQFIFMFIGGSNQTFSLKSFLSYWVIYFGFIYLIQLYLQRELSEIGYYKLLRYRSISKWFWEWYRKIMIYIAFYLLILALFSLLLSSLKRFSFDFYISVDNSITIFEVFYHFFVNGYLQVLFYVLFVFIISWLSKEIFYSLLAICILSIFMFPGLNNWLIIPSGLNSIGYILSDHSIYRISVVLSLWNILGIIFVLYIFHKKDIDL, encoded by the coding sequence ATGACTAGGATATTAAGAAGTAAATGGAAAGATTTCATCGATGAACTATTTACATTCAAATGGATTATCTTTGGAATGATTATTTACATATATGGATCAAGAAGCAAAGAACAAATATATTATTTTTCAGTTCAAACAAAATTATCGTTGAACAAGTGGGACTTGTTGCATAGCTTTCTCAGTGATATTTATCTTATTTTGTATTTCATTTTACCTGTTTTACTATACCGTTCTATTTCGATTATCATGTCTGATTTTGAGTACACGATTCTTATACGATTAGGTTCTTATCGAAGTTGGGTGTATCAAACATTAAATAAATTTGTTCAAAGCCTCAGTATAGCAACGATGGTTTGGGGAGCAGTGAGTGGGCTTTTATTAATCGGCGCTCCTTCTTTTGCAGGTTGGAGTCCGTTTAGTAAGCTTGATGATTCTCTAAGTGAAACGCAAATATTGCAAAAATTTATAGATACACCCTTTTTAGCATTGTTATTACATCTTTCGTTACTCATTCTAAGTTTGATTTGTATCCACCTTATTCTAGCCATCATTTATGTAAAATCACAAAGAAAAGGTATTGTCATATTCATTGCGGTTTTCATATGGGTATATAGTGGAGTGTCATTTAAACTTCTTCCTAGTCATGCTTATTTATTCAATTTGTGCAATTACCTCATTTTACATTCGGGGGCTGCACAGTTCGGTAATATATGGGGACCGTTCGCAATTGTAATAGGATTGGCGACGTTGGTTGTATGGAGTGTAAATCGAATAGATTTAAATACGAAAATATTTAGTAAATTGCGATATAACTGGGGCTATATCATTTTTTTTGCACTGATTGTCATAGCATTATGGTCCGGTATGCGAGAAAAGTTAGGAAAAACCATTTGGGATCAATTTATTTTCATGTTTATAGGCGGTTCAAACCAAACATTTAGTTTAAAGTCATTTTTGTCTTATTGGGTTATATATTTTGGTTTTATCTATTTAATACAATTGTATTTACAAAGGGAATTGTCGGAAATTGGTTATTATAAGCTTTTGCGTTATCGCTCTATAAGTAAGTGGTTTTGGGAATGGTATCGCAAAATAATGATATATATTGCATTCTATTTGTTAATATTGGCATTATTTTCTTTATTGCTCTCTTCTTTGAAACGTTTTTCTTTTGATTTCTATATTTCTGTTGATAACTCTATTACGATATTCGAGGTATTTTATCATTTTTTTGTCAATGGTTATCTACAAGTTCTCTTCTATGTGTTATTTGTGTTTATTATTTCTTGGCTAAGCAAAGAAATTTTTTATAGTCTATTGGCTATTTGTATACTTTCGATCTTTATGTTTCCAGGTCTTAATAATTGGTTAATCATTCCATCTGGATTGAATAGTATTGGCTATATATTAAGCGATCACTCTATTTATCGTATAAGTGTGGTTCTATCTTTATGGAATATTTTGGGAATAATTTTTGTGTTGTATATTTTTCATAAAAAAGACATTGATTTATAA
- a CDS encoding ABC transporter ATP-binding protein, which translates to MPHIQLNQVSKSFKGVTIFENMNFAVEKGKIYGIIGPNGSGKSVLFKLICGFIFPDRGSVIVDGEELGTNKRFPNNFGIIIDRPGYIAGKTGFDNLKALALIRNKINDDKIKKTMKMVGLNPESTQKVKHYSLGMKQKLALAQAIMEDQQTLILDEPFNALDAESVENIRNLLRKFKQEGRTILLTSHNQEDIDVLCDEVYRINHFKLEKVK; encoded by the coding sequence TTGCCACATATACAACTGAATCAAGTCAGTAAATCTTTTAAAGGGGTAACGATTTTTGAAAATATGAATTTTGCAGTGGAAAAGGGGAAAATTTATGGAATTATTGGTCCTAACGGTTCTGGCAAGTCAGTATTATTCAAACTAATATGCGGATTTATATTTCCTGATCGCGGTAGTGTGATCGTGGATGGGGAAGAGTTGGGTACTAATAAACGGTTTCCGAATAATTTTGGAATTATCATTGATCGACCTGGATATATAGCGGGAAAGACAGGGTTTGATAATTTAAAAGCATTAGCCCTAATTAGAAACAAAATTAATGATGACAAAATAAAGAAAACGATGAAGATGGTTGGATTAAATCCAGAATCGACACAAAAGGTAAAACATTACTCACTTGGAATGAAACAAAAGCTTGCCCTTGCTCAAGCCATTATGGAAGATCAACAAACACTTATTTTAGATGAACCATTTAATGCTTTAGATGCTGAAAGCGTTGAAAATATCCGCAATTTACTCCGAAAATTCAAGCAAGAAGGGAGAACTATTTTGCTTACCAGCCATAATCAAGAGGATATTGATGTTCTTTGTGATGAAGTTTACAGAATCAACCATTTTAAACTTGAAAAAGTGAAGTAA
- a CDS encoding ABC transporter permease, with amino-acid sequence MIFYSIKNQLKAHPITTFFIVLGLSLSVLMISVGISSINYSQLLEQEQARYQPRHAVSVDITFAKEPNWQHILELFESIDPQTGVILEDVILPHRDAMMAVTPEYWTKEVVERFPLTQGRYFTIKEIKRGEKVALVGKERMEDVIIEGSEQYLMAGRDKYKVIGIIGVKGKKTRAIDYQVVIPMTSLPADTINKLTSTKQLHFTIHNPVKDTYPDEKIIRNNMEQLFPETQMDVSPYMSKTMFHVELSERLSLMVMIYLLAIVNAINLTSYWIQERTYEIGIKKAFGYSNYDIVSMLFWEMCLISSTSVIIGYTIQLVFNRVIEQWIDYPIDISITHLSTAVLFVVFSAVLTIIIPAIKAIKIQPVDVMNRR; translated from the coding sequence GTGATTTTCTATTCTATCAAAAATCAATTAAAAGCACATCCCATTACCACTTTTTTTATTGTGTTAGGTTTGTCGTTGTCGGTGTTGATGATTTCAGTAGGAATTTCCAGTATTAACTATTCTCAGCTTCTTGAGCAAGAACAGGCGCGTTACCAACCGCGGCATGCCGTAAGCGTAGACATTACCTTTGCCAAAGAACCAAATTGGCAGCACATCTTGGAACTATTTGAAAGTATCGATCCACAAACAGGGGTTATTTTGGAAGATGTCATATTGCCCCATCGTGATGCTATGATGGCGGTTACGCCGGAATATTGGACAAAAGAAGTGGTAGAACGTTTTCCTTTAACGCAAGGGCGGTATTTTACGATCAAAGAGATAAAAAGAGGAGAAAAAGTAGCGCTTGTTGGGAAAGAAAGAATGGAAGACGTTATTATCGAAGGCAGCGAGCAATATCTCATGGCAGGTCGTGACAAATACAAAGTAATTGGAATCATTGGTGTTAAAGGAAAAAAGACAAGGGCGATTGATTATCAAGTGGTTATTCCAATGACGTCTCTTCCTGCTGATACAATTAATAAATTAACAAGTACGAAACAGCTGCATTTTACCATTCATAACCCGGTTAAGGATACGTATCCGGATGAAAAAATTATTCGAAACAATATGGAACAGTTATTTCCTGAAACACAAATGGACGTTTCGCCTTACATGAGTAAGACAATGTTCCATGTTGAGCTAAGTGAACGACTCTCGTTGATGGTAATGATTTATTTGTTAGCCATTGTGAATGCCATTAATCTTACTTCTTATTGGATTCAAGAAAGAACGTATGAAATTGGTATCAAAAAGGCGTTTGGTTATAGTAATTATGATATTGTTTCCATGCTTTTCTGGGAGATGTGTTTGATTTCCAGTACATCCGTTATTATTGGATATACGATACAGCTGGTATTCAACCGTGTTATTGAACAATGGATTGATTATCCTATCGATATTTCCATCACCCATCTATCTACAGCGGTTCTATTTGTTGTGTTTTCAGCCGTGCTAACTATTATTATTCCGGCGATAAAAGCGATTAAAATACAACCTGTTGATGTGATGAATAGAAGATAA
- a CDS encoding ABC transporter permease yields the protein MKYTRIAFSSIVKRKLSILLMALQLVVSFWMINHALITIDTLNYQEKQLFSISKMDEYKTVKLTMPDGDDTQWFAERFRQLETYIKSLPEIQGYGSFNTTSIVPQDFPKWQKYQQRNKQLYAGTRREDDIESSGIIYFDYDIYRLFTKFVVIKGRMLEEADFQKENNDVIPVLVGYDYRDVFRIGDRFKAEAGAGEKTIKVTYEVVGILEKGSRWLSGNDYFVSPADNLDHFFVAPFFPEQREGRPISVAVRLHNTFIQLHSEKQFKDVKVAIMKKGKELGISPVLQTVRKDVDAYQENTRKSNHYALAIGTFFLIVTLIGVISVTISSIRARKYEFGVMMVTGASKRDISFMLIMELFFLIGISAVIGVIVSYLTEVNNDFLGYNIRLEAFTWWLYGKVAIIAIFIILFSAIIPLWNIKKLELRELVEGRE from the coding sequence ATGAAATATACGAGGATTGCTTTTTCATCCATTGTAAAAAGAAAACTATCAATCTTGTTGATGGCACTCCAGCTTGTCGTCTCATTTTGGATGATTAACCATGCGCTAATTACCATAGATACGCTCAACTATCAAGAAAAACAGCTTTTTTCCATCTCTAAGATGGATGAGTATAAGACAGTGAAGTTGACGATGCCGGATGGGGATGATACTCAGTGGTTTGCGGAGCGGTTTCGGCAATTAGAAACATACATAAAAAGTTTACCAGAAATCCAAGGATACGGATCATTTAACACAACTAGCATCGTACCTCAAGATTTTCCCAAATGGCAAAAATATCAGCAGCGGAATAAGCAATTGTATGCGGGGACAAGAAGAGAAGATGATATTGAGAGTTCAGGCATTATTTATTTCGATTATGATATATATCGCCTGTTCACAAAGTTTGTCGTTATAAAGGGAAGAATGTTAGAAGAAGCAGATTTCCAAAAAGAAAACAACGATGTGATCCCTGTTTTAGTGGGATACGATTATCGTGATGTTTTTCGCATCGGGGACCGTTTTAAAGCTGAAGCCGGTGCAGGAGAAAAAACCATTAAAGTGACGTATGAAGTAGTCGGGATACTTGAAAAGGGAAGTAGATGGCTGTCGGGAAATGACTATTTTGTCAGTCCCGCTGACAACTTGGATCATTTTTTTGTCGCTCCTTTTTTTCCAGAGCAAAGAGAGGGCCGACCGATCAGTGTTGCCGTGCGATTACATAATACGTTCATCCAGCTTCATTCTGAAAAACAATTTAAGGACGTTAAAGTAGCCATTATGAAAAAAGGAAAAGAATTAGGGATTTCTCCTGTTTTGCAAACTGTTAGAAAAGATGTTGATGCCTATCAAGAGAATACCCGTAAAAGCAATCATTATGCTTTAGCTATCGGAACATTTTTTCTCATAGTGACCTTGATCGGTGTGATTTCTGTAACAATTTCATCGATTCGTGCACGAAAATATGAATTCGGTGTGATGATGGTGACAGGGGCGAGCAAACGAGATATTTCGTTCATGCTGATCATGGAACTGTTTTTCCTTATAGGAATTTCCGCCGTCATCGGTGTAATCGTCAGCTATTTGACCGAAGTCAATAATGATTTTTTAGGCTATAACATCCGGTTAGAGGCCTTTACATGGTGGTTGTATGGGAAAGTAGCGATCATCGCTATATTCATTATACTATTTTCAGCGATTATTCCATTATGGAACATTAAAAAGCTGGAATTACGGGAGTTGGTGGAAGGGAGAGAGTAA
- a CDS encoding ABC transporter ATP-binding protein: MALIELEKISKKYGKDEYTTVALKGIDLTVHNGEFVSIMGPSGSGKSTLLNIIGCVDVPTEGIYRLDGINVTTLRDKELSQIRNRTISFVFQHFALMHNFTVFENVALPLFKRDISKKEIKEKVDYYLEKLGIADLRKKNVSKLSGGQKQRVAIARAMAAETDIVLADEPTGALDQENGARLMELLCQMNEEGKCIIVITHDEKVASYTKRIVRIVDGQIQSDTKGERQ; encoded by the coding sequence ATGGCTCTCATTGAGTTGGAGAAGATTTCGAAAAAGTACGGGAAAGATGAGTACACAACCGTTGCGTTAAAAGGCATTGATTTAACGGTGCATAATGGTGAATTCGTTTCTATTATGGGTCCTTCCGGATCAGGAAAATCTACGTTGTTAAATATTATTGGCTGTGTGGATGTGCCAACGGAAGGCATTTATCGTCTCGATGGAATTAATGTAACAACATTGCGTGATAAAGAACTCAGCCAAATTCGAAACAGAACGATCAGTTTTGTCTTTCAGCATTTTGCTCTCATGCATAACTTCACCGTTTTTGAGAATGTCGCTCTTCCGCTGTTTAAGCGGGATATAAGTAAAAAGGAGATAAAAGAAAAAGTGGATTATTATTTAGAGAAACTTGGCATTGCCGATTTAAGAAAAAAGAATGTCTCGAAGTTGTCAGGAGGGCAAAAGCAGCGAGTGGCCATTGCACGCGCAATGGCGGCAGAAACCGATATCGTGCTCGCAGATGAACCAACAGGTGCATTGGATCAAGAAAACGGAGCGAGGCTGATGGAACTTCTTTGCCAAATGAACGAAGAAGGGAAATGCATTATTGTCATCACACATGATGAAAAAGTTGCTTCGTATACGAAACGAATCGTTCGAATTGTCGATGGACAAATCCAATCAGACACGAAAGGGGAAAGACAATGA
- a CDS encoding putative holin-like toxin, translating into MCRKGVMPMTVFEALMFAIAFASLIVSILSYSQKK; encoded by the coding sequence ATGTGCAGAAAGGGGGTGATGCCGATGACGGTATTTGAAGCGTTAATGTTTGCGATTGCTTTCGCAAGTCTTATCGTTTCAATACTGTCTTACAGCCAAAAGAAATAA
- a CDS encoding undecaprenyldiphospho-muramoylpentapeptide beta-N-acetylglucosaminyltransferase → MNKKIILTGGGTAGHVMVNLALIPKLKEQGWDIAYIGSHQGIERELISKVEGVPYFPISTGKLRRYFDWNNFKDPFKVLKGTLQAYRIIKKEKPSLVFSKGGFVSVPVIIGAWLNGVPAIIHESDITPGLANKIAMPFATKICVTFPETLRHVKEEKGIYIGAVVREQLKQGNADKGRALCQFEKGKPVLLAMGGSLGSKRINDALRANLPKLLVDFQIVHICGKGNIDAKLANEKGYKQFEYVDEELPHLMAMADIILSRAGANSIFEFLALRKPMLLIPLSKEASRGDQILNARSFEKSGYAAVLMEEDLTNESLRNAIYHLYENKDRYRKNMEQSDAGDALQKLLSLIEETRKN, encoded by the coding sequence TTGAATAAAAAAATTATTCTTACCGGCGGCGGAACAGCGGGGCATGTGATGGTCAATTTAGCGCTCATTCCAAAGCTAAAAGAACAAGGCTGGGACATCGCGTATATCGGTTCCCATCAAGGCATTGAGCGCGAACTTATTTCCAAAGTGGAAGGTGTGCCTTATTTTCCGATTTCGACAGGAAAATTGCGCCGCTACTTTGACTGGAACAACTTTAAAGATCCATTTAAAGTCCTCAAAGGCACGCTGCAAGCGTACCGCATCATAAAAAAAGAAAAGCCGAGCCTCGTATTTTCGAAAGGCGGATTCGTTTCCGTCCCTGTCATTATCGGCGCGTGGCTGAATGGCGTTCCCGCCATCATCCATGAATCGGATATCACTCCGGGACTTGCCAATAAAATCGCGATGCCATTTGCGACAAAAATTTGCGTTACATTTCCAGAAACGCTTCGCCATGTTAAAGAAGAAAAAGGGATTTATATCGGCGCGGTTGTACGCGAACAATTAAAACAGGGAAACGCCGACAAAGGGCGGGCGCTTTGCCAATTCGAAAAAGGGAAACCTGTTCTGCTCGCCATGGGCGGAAGCTTAGGCTCGAAGCGGATTAATGACGCGCTGCGCGCCAATTTGCCAAAACTGCTCGTCGATTTTCAAATCGTCCACATTTGCGGGAAAGGCAATATCGATGCCAAACTGGCGAACGAAAAAGGATACAAGCAGTTTGAATACGTGGATGAAGAGCTCCCGCATTTGATGGCGATGGCGGATATCATCTTATCGCGCGCCGGCGCCAACTCGATTTTCGAATTTCTCGCCTTGCGCAAGCCGATGCTGCTTATTCCTCTTTCCAAAGAAGCGAGCCGCGGCGACCAAATTTTAAACGCCCGCTCGTTCGAAAAATCAGGCTACGCCGCAGTGCTGATGGAAGAAGACTTAACGAACGAATCGCTGCGAAACGCCATTTATCATCTTTACGAAAACAAAGACCGCTACCGGAAAAACATGGAACAGTCCGACGCGGGAGACGCGCTACAAAAGTTGCTGTCGCTGATTGAGGAAACGAGGAAAAATTAA
- a CDS encoding polysaccharide deacetylase family protein, translating to MLLWIVLVVGAMIILYGIVPTVLIRKANFRVYRKGASPGMIALTFDDGPDPYYTPRLLDLLKKYQVKATFFVVGKKAKQYPSIVKRMHDEGHEIGMHNYRHISNWFIFPPFLGKGLRKSANIIEQITGTRPIYYRPPWGHFNLFTPFLQKKYPTVMWTAILGDWNVKVGALELHKRLKNSVEDGAIIVLHDSGTTFGADELAPEQMLAALEWLLKEEKAKKMRWVTITDLLNAQTNKQISSI from the coding sequence ATGCTATTATGGATCGTTTTAGTTGTTGGAGCAATGATCATATTGTACGGCATCGTTCCAACCGTGCTGATTCGAAAAGCGAATTTTCGCGTTTACCGCAAAGGCGCTTCACCAGGAATGATCGCATTAACGTTCGATGACGGTCCTGACCCGTATTACACGCCGAGATTGCTAGATTTATTAAAAAAATATCAAGTGAAGGCGACCTTTTTTGTTGTCGGAAAAAAAGCGAAGCAATACCCTTCTATCGTGAAGAGAATGCATGATGAAGGGCATGAAATCGGGATGCATAACTATCGCCATATTAGCAATTGGTTCATTTTTCCGCCGTTTTTAGGAAAAGGGTTGCGAAAATCGGCAAATATTATCGAACAAATTACAGGAACGCGGCCGATTTATTATCGCCCGCCATGGGGACATTTTAATTTATTTACCCCGTTTTTGCAAAAAAAATATCCGACGGTGATGTGGACGGCTATTCTTGGCGACTGGAATGTGAAGGTTGGAGCGTTGGAATTGCATAAGCGGCTGAAAAACAGCGTGGAAGATGGAGCGATTATCGTTCTCCATGATAGCGGAACAACGTTTGGAGCTGACGAACTGGCGCCGGAACAAATGCTGGCGGCGCTGGAATGGTTGTTGAAAGAAGAAAAAGCAAAAAAGATGCGCTGGGTGACGATTACAGATTTGCTGAACGCGCAAACTAATAAACAAATTTCATCAATATAA